The Anguilla rostrata isolate EN2019 chromosome 1, ASM1855537v3, whole genome shotgun sequence nucleotide sequence agagagagagagagagagagagagggagggaggaggggtagTGGGGGTGTGCAgcagtaatgtaatgctgaAGTTTGCTGAGGCCTGGGTATGAAGTTCCGGTTGCCTGGGTCCGATAAGAGGATGGCACGCGCTGCATGTCAATGGATTGTCACTCAAACGTTTTAAAAAGCCACTTCAGACGAGCTGCCAATAAGTTACAGCCCTTAGACTACACAACAGCTGCGACGAAACATGAAAACAGGTGTCGATACTTTATGGGCATCGGGGACACAGAATGTGTATATTGTTATAAAGGCAAATGAAAGAGTAAACGGGAATGGGAAAGGGCGAGCGGGAATGCAAACGAGAGGTTACGCCAGAACAGGGAAGGCGTCTGGAGCGGAGCGAGGCAGCACACTCCAAACACTTGTGTAAATAAAAACGAAGAAGATAAACGAACACGGTCACGGATTTCGCGTTTTATGCCAATTGAAGATTTGGGTCCTTGTTTCTCGGAGGCCACAGCAGACCCCCCAGCTCTCGCGATTGCCCCGCACACCGTCTCGATCTTTTGTCCGAACTTGCCCTGCAACCGTGACGAATGCACGCAAGTCAACGCGCACGCTGTTACGTGCCAGGTAACTTACCGATAACGATTTTAGTGTTCCCGTGTGCCTTTTTGCAGTGAGGCGCGGACGAGGCCGAGCTCGCTGTTTGAGCACGTTGTCGAACTGATTTGTGTTGCCAGTGGAAAAGGCATCAGTATTCCTCGCCGTGCTacggaaaggggaggggatcGAGAAGCCCCATCAGTCCTCTTGACTAATTAAAACTAACGACTCCAGGTGCCGGGATAACCCAGGGAAAAGAACGACCGGCCCATGTTTGTGTCGGTGGTTCGCCTCGATTAGGGACGCCATCAATTCTTTTTAAAGAATCTCCACAGTATCGACTCAACGCCTGACACACGGTTTGCACTTTAAGATAAGTGTAGGCCTAGtctaaatgcaaatgaaaccaCATGACAAACAACGACGGCGTGGCACGCGTACCTGTAGTGGCTGCAGCTTATAAATTGCCGCGACATTATGCTAAATGTGATGTCGGTCTGCTTGTTCAGTATAGTGTACTTTGCATGCGCCATGAACTCTGTATATATGGCGGCTATTATTTTATCGATTTCAAACAACTCAATGACTTTCTGAAGCCCATGATCAGTAATATGATTTCGACTTTATGTCCTTCCAGATGTATAACCGGGCGCGCGCCTGAAATACGCAGGGAATGTCTAATGCCCCTGTTGTCTGTTTGTGGTCTCTGGCGCCCCCTAACGCCAATGCATGCAATATCAGTAGTGTTTTCATTACAAACATACTATTACTAAGATCCagtttaatacaaataaaatatcgAGTGATGTGAATGACCTACTCCAGACTCACGCGCATATtcaaccacacccccaccagccCTTTCAGAATCCTACTGTTAACTATGTGCCAAAACGCACGCGGATTGAACAATACGCAGGTGTAATGCGATTTTAATAGCTGAACAATGAGTTGAAGCTATTCACCCCAACGCAATCGACTTTTAAATCCTCATTTCTGTCACGAGCAACCACTCTCTTGGCTAATTTAAATATTAGTGCAGTTAAGAGATGACCGCCAGGCGGCATCACGCAACAATGAAAATCTCTGACGTAATATGCATCACTAATAACTTAACTGGCGTACAGTAAAATGTATCCCAATCGAAAAATAAAGTAGATTAACGTTACATAGAAAGTAGCCAGAATAATCAGAATAGTTTATTTACATAGATTACACATACATAccacatttcacaaacattgGCTTAGAATATTGGCTTGACCTTAccatattgtcttttttttaaaacattgaaacAATAGAAAACTGATGAGGAATTAGGCTATACATATAGAAATACAATGTCcagcatatataaatatatatatattaaacttCAATATATTAAAGTCCAACCATTTAAAGTTACAGTCTGTGTTACTATATACTATATAACACAGACTGCAactttaattcttttttttttttggctaaacAGAACTCAAACTATAATTTACACAAGAATACAAAACGTGGTAATACAAGAGACGTGGTGTGCGTGTAGTATGACAAATAGATAGCAGGGCCCATCCACATATAGAATGAACTCATCTATTGAGTACAATGATTTTGGCACCAGGTGTACCAAAAATGACCATATAACCGatggaaagaaataaaattaaggcATTAGTTTAGGTGCAGTTCATAAACTCGGGCGGCCTTGTTCGGATTTGAACATCCTGAAGCTGGTTTTGTGGTTCTCGCGAGACGTCCCCTTCAGAACCGACAGCAGTATCCGCAGCCTTTGTTTTTACAGCAGTTGCAACAATAACGGCACAGGGATACGATGCTGTGATGACGCTTCGTCCTGGAGAGAACCTGTGGCGcgcaggagagaaagagcgatAAGGTTCCAATTCCTCTCGGCCCTCACTCACGTTCACACATTTGACATTCGCAAATGTGTTCCCGTGACACATCCTGGCTCTTACATTAAACATAGTTATAAAATGACAGGTGACATTGTAATTCATCCGCCCTACGGCGTTACGCGGGCTCTAACGTCTTACTTTTCAATAAGACAACGGTAATTAACTGGCATTCAATTAAGCAACTGAGTGTCGTACCAGGGGATCCGtctccactgctgctgctgctgtttgtaGGGTCTCCTCAGTTTGAACGTTGTTTCCTTCTGTCTCTTGCACCCGTGCCTGTAAGTATATCAGTCAAATTTAGGAACAATGGACATAACATGCAGCGTTGTGCGCATTTATGCGGTAAATTTTGACTAGCAGTATAACGAACATTTTGAGCTCCCAACAAGTAGCCTAACTTCCGAAGCATAATTTTAggagtttaatttccaaaaCTTACCTCGGCGTAGGGAAGAGCTGCGTTCTGGAGGACGCAGAAGCTGAGAACCACTAATACGACGGCAATGCTTAGGGGCTtcatttttggttgtttttctgaGCGGTTTGTTTCCCCTGGAAATaaaatttccttttctttggtACTGCTGTGTGTCGCGCTGTCAAGTTTCCGTCTCCCTGTTCTTGACAACCTGTCGGGCGATTCGGAATAGAGCGGAGTCTTCACTTGCTTCCCTCCCCAAAAAATAACTGACACCCGCAGGTTTTCGGCTCGAGGATTGATTGCAGTGGTTAGCAGTCTGTTCGgtttgttgctgctgttgtagcagagGCGTCTAGGCTATTTGAATTCTGAGATGAAGACCACCCCTGCCGTATTTATATCCATTTAGGACTGTGTTGCCTCATCCTTGGCTTGTGTAACTGCGCAACTGCCCACCTCATTCCCGTCATGTCTTGCCTAACTATTGTTTGGGAATTATCCGATCAAAAAGCAGTCGTCATTGAGTGAGTGACAAGTGCTGGGATCTAATCAATGTCTAATAATATCCAATCAAACGCTCGCAAGCTGTGTTTTTCtaagttaaaaagaaaaacactttcacaTTTTCCAGCCTAAGTAATTTAAACTTGCTAGAAACACAGTGTGGGGGTGTTTCTTTgatttctgttcagttttagtgtacagctcgcacacacacacacacacacacacacacacacagaaatacgtATAGCTTTGACAAGTGCATCAGTACACAAGGATGCAGCATGaaattctgggccctgtgcATGCGCCTTTGTGGACCCCCTTGAAAACCGTAGGCTAAAACACACTTTTTAGTCCAGGTCTTTTCAGCCCCACACCCCCATTTTGGGGCTCTGGGAAGTCAGTTCCactatccccccaccccccacccccacccactgtGACACAGCAGAATGGTACGCGCCCTCTTGACAAGGGAAATTCCAGTCACTCGGTGGGCATTCTACtcaccctgaaaaaaaaaaaacctaactgCAATGACTGTAAAGGGTATTActaatgataattatttttcgcatgcaattaaattattatttttttacctctgaTAATTCATACGCACTCAGGTAGAAGCAGTGCTTGCGTTAACCTCCTATATAGCCCATAATCGACGCATTGTCCGGGAAGTtagtggtaaatggtaaatggactgcatttatatagcgctattatccaaagcgttttacaattgatgcttctcatCCACCcagtcattcacacacacacacacacacacacacaccaacggtgaaaggctgccatgcaaggtaccagtcagcttgttgggagcaattagtggttaggtgtcttgctcaaggacacttcgacacgcccagggtgggggatcgaactgactccgactgccagacaacggctcttacctcctgagctatgtcgcccctatagtGCTAATTAAGGTAGTCGTGACGGGACCTTCCACTTTGACCTTGTTTCGGatcatattatttatatttatattttgaacaTGATACACTACGGGTAATGCACATTTTCCTCCAATTTTAACTGAATTATAAATACATGCTGGGCTATTATGTATCCCGAGAGTTAGACAGAATTCTACAGAAACTTGCATTTAGGAAGTGTGTATTTCGAGGAATACGACGGTAGCCTATTCATAGAACTACGAACAGCAGCGAAAATTCAGTTTCAGTAAGCAATGAGGAAACACTGTTTGTCCTGTCTTTGAGGTGAGGCTCTGCACCACTGTCACAGAACCTCGTCTGAAATGCACTCACGTAAAAACAACCCAGCCGGTTTTCCCGCAATTAAAAGTGCGTGTTTGTGCCTGACGGAGGTCGTTCGCACCACCTACGGAGCAATAAGTCAATGTGCGGGATGATGGAATTACCGATATCGTGGATTACGCGTACTGCATTCAGGTAAAAGAGGTCTGGTCCACGCGCCTGGGACATTCCCGCGTCAGTCAGTCTCGCTCGGCGATAACCTTACGACACCGCGCATAGATTTTGGCTCAAGAACAGCGGTGTTCAGATAAAACCAGAATAATTTACTGTTGCTTGAGCTTCTTtatatgaaacaaataaataaatgaatgaatactttGAATTCTCCCTCCAGAACAAAGCAGATAATTAGTCTTAACGGGACAACAGTCAACAAACAGCGCGAGAACATTTCTTAAACATCTCATTATCGAGAGCGGATACAGTCTGGGGCAAATCATTTGTCGAGCTTCTAACAACgtattgtgcacatttttgtctttattgaaTTGTGGAAATACGTTTGTTATTAAAGGCCAATAAGGTATGAAAATCTGGAATCAATAtgactcccctccccccttcccatgTCAGCCACAACAGCAGcccctgatctctctctctctctctctgtcattctacTGATTCAAATCTGCTTCACTTTGACCTTCACTCGAGAATTCTTCCGTTTGAAAAcgatattaatatatatattatatatacataagttatatatatatacacacaatatagtatatatatataatggtgtgtgctgtatgtgggAAATGCCTGTGAActgtaatatttttgtaatgGGCCTGGgagtaatataataatataattccGTCATGAATTTCACCCAGATGCCCTGCCAATGCGTTCCTGTGCCAACAAAACCCGCCCAGGTGGTCAGACATGGCCGGTGGAACCCAAATGACAGGAACAGAACCTATACGTGCCCGGGTGGCACTGCATACGgcaacacacacaagaaaacgCTCAGTGTAAAGTTAAAGCCTGCCAAGAGTTAATATAGAGTCCAAGAAGAACCACACGCTGGTCCGCTCTTATCAGAATAAAATGCCCTCTGTTGGGACTTGATTTGAAAGCTAGCATTTAACTGTGTAAGTAATGAATATCAAAACAGATTTTCTTAGAGCAGACCTGTGAAACGTGTGCTTATAATTGCCTTTTTCGGAGTTTAAGGAGGCGGAGGGCTTCGGGGAGTCAGACCTGGAAGTGCTAACGCGCGGAAATCGCTTGGCTTGTAGCCAGAGGGGCTGCGGGTTTTAATCCTGTCCGAAACACTGctgtgagccccccccccccccccccgggctgaATGAACGTCGGCACGGGGTTAGCGCTGGAGATGTGTTTACGGTAAAGCCGCGGCCAGCCGTGGCGCCACTTTAAGGGCCCATCACAAGGTCGTTTCTGATGGCAGTGATTGATCTGTGACAGGAATTGAAGGGGCCAGGGAATGTGGtgcgggtttgtgtgtgcgtgtgcgtgtgcgtgtgtgtgtgtgtatgactgtatgtgtatgtgtgtgtgtgtgtgtgtgtgtgtgtatgactgtatgtgtatgtgtgtgtgtgtgtctgtgtgtgtgtgtatgactgtatgtgtatgtgtatgtgtgtgtgtgtgtatgactgtatgtgtgtgtgtgtatgtgtgtgtgtgtgtatgactgtatgtgtgtgtgtgtatgtgtctgtgtgtatgactgtatgtgtatgtgtgtgtgtgtgtgtgtgtgtgtatgactgtatgtgtatgtgtgtctgtgtgtgtgtgtgtgtgtttgcagtgtgtgtatgactgtatgtgtatgtatgtgtatgtatgtgtgtgtgtgtgtgtgtatgactgtatgtgtatgtgtgtgtgtgtgtatgactgtatgtgtatgtgcgtgcgcgtgtgtgtttgcagtgtgtgatCACAGGGTTTTCCCCTGGAGCAGAGGTGGGCCCGGCGGATGGCAGTCGCCAGCACTATCAGAGAGGATCTTCTGCTCAAACAGACCTGGGCTCCACGGGGAAGGACAGCATGGCCAACAGGCGCCACCgcgcccctccccgcccaccGCCGAGGACgatgaccccccctccctccctcacccccctgccatGTGCCAGCCCCACCAGCAGcactctcccgctctctctctgccattaTGTCGAATCATATATTTATGATTCAAATCTGCTTCACTTTGACCTTCACTTGAGATTTCTTCCTTAATactctgaattaaaaaaaaagtgatatatatatatatatatatatatatgtaaataaatatatatatatataaaataggGGGAGCTAGCATTATgtaattagcattagcattatgtAATTAGCTACTcactgattttgtgtttttactgtggaGGGTGTGATTTGGTCAAGCACGTGATTTACAGGATTTCGTGATCCCCGCCCATTTTGGGGTTGATGAAACTGCAACCCTCGCCAGAGTAGACGATAATAACTGGCACGAATGTTCTCCCCACCGCCCTTCCCCCGCACCCTCCGTACGGAGTGACATGCTCACAAAGAAAAAGGATCAAGTTGTTCCTTCGAAACTAGGGCAGGGACACAAACAGCAGCAAGTTAATCATAAAAATgcgacaaaaaataaataaataaataaataaatagcgaCAAGCAAGCACGACGGGATTCTCCGCGCCAGACAGCAGCGAGAAGCTAGAGTGGCGCTAGAGGCGTCCGAgcgtgagagagcgagagagagagagagagagagcgagaaagataTTCCAGGGCGCGCCTGGACCGTCGTTTTCGCTTCTGTATTCCGGTCCGACGCTCCCGCTGCGCGGCTCCTCGCGTCCGCTCCTTCAGCATGCAGGTGCCGTCGCCCGCCGGCTCCCAgaacgcatcacttcctgttctccgTCGCTTGCCTGCTCGGTAAAAACCAGGACCCCTATCGCTGCGGACGCGCGGCGGCGCGGCGTCGTGATTACACAAAATCCCCGACGCGAATGAAGGTGTCAGCCCGTGCGAAAGAACAAGGCCGCCGTGCGTTTATTCGCCCGCCGGCGCCTTCGCTCCGGCGCTTTCGTGGGACCGGGGCTTTTTACGCGAACGATGACAGTCGCGGAGACGCGTTCCACGCGCCTACTCTTAACACAATTTGTCTTGTGCGCAGGCGAAGCGAAAAAGCAATTCGCGGAGGCCAAGTTTGCCGTCTTCCCGAAGCTACGCGAGAAGGCCGAACTTATTTTAAGGCTCCCTGCGTCAACGCAACCCGCCCAGCAGACACTGCCAGCAACTATAGCGCCTTGATCGAACCCTTTAAGCTGTAAGATCACAATTATGCGAGTAGAATGTAcctgactgaacattctaatgctgatgtgaccatcactactggtgattgaaagcactggagttctagaacactgaattttaaaaagcattctaATTGCTTCAAAGGCTTAAGACAATACGCTAAATTAGCTAAAATCTAGATTTTATCTTTACCGAGGGCACTTAATAAAGCGTggataatataatatttaaaaaagaaacctgaTATACTCACCTTAATACACCTATGCGTTACATTTAGACAATTAGATTAACCGAAGCTCTTAAGCATAGCGACTTGTATATGCAAAGATTTAGTCAACTACGTGCTGTGACTAAATCTCATTAGGGTCACAACTATTAACTAATAACCCTTAATACATCACTTATTCGCAGAAGTAGTGAGTACTTGaagctacaacatcaaaatTAAGTGCCACAGTAGGGGTAAAAGGGGAAGACCGTGAGCGTGGTGCTTCAAGTGGCAAATGGGATTAAGGACAGTTTCAGATTTAGCACAGGTGCAGCCGGTAAACGTTGCGAGTTCAGCCGGAGATGAGCCGAGCCGAGATGTGATTTTAACGGTCCGCTTTCGCGCCCGCGGCGGTTAGGAAGTCAGACGGCAGCTCTTCTGTCCTCGCGGTTTACAGACCGTAAACCGCGCCCGTACATGAGGGGCAACGCAATAGAAAACTTAACGGGGGTCTTCCGCGCTGCTACGGCGAGGCAGCGCAGGGGCTGGAATCGTGTTTCCCAGCAATAAacacgggagggagggagagagggagggagagagagagagagagagagagagagcaatgacTCTCTACACATGGGACAAGAGATCAGAGATCACTCATgtcaaacagagcacaggaCGCGAGGACGCCCGACTggcgactgactgactgacatgccgagagagagagagagagagggagggtggaggagtagagagagagagagagggagggtggaggagtagagagagagagagagggagggtggaggagtagagagagagagagggagggggtggaggagtagagagagagagaggggagggtggagagagaagagaggagagagggaggggggtggaggagtagagagagagagagagggagggtggaggagtagagagagagagagagggagggtggaggagagagaggagagagggagggtggaggagtagagagagagagagagggagggtggaggagtagagagagagagaggaggaggtggaggagtagagagagagagagggagggggtggaggagtagagagggagagagagggagggtggaggagtagagagggagagagagggggggtggaggagtagagagggagagagagggagggtggaggagtagagagagagagagagggagggtggaggaggagagagggagagagggagggtggaggagtagagagggagagagaggggggtggaggagtagagagagggagggtggaggagtagatagagagagggggggtggaggagtagagagaggggaaggagcaATGAGGCATAGAggaaacagggagaggggggtgatagagggatagagagaagaATAAAAGAGGGTGATGGAGGAATAgaggaaacagggagagaggggatgatagagggacagagaaaagtggaagaaagagagggtggtGGAGGGATAGAGGAAACAGGAGAGGGTGATAGAGGGATAGACAAAATAGAAGAGAGAGGGtgatagagggatagaggagagagggtgataGAAGAAAGATGAGAGAGGGGTGATGGAGGGATagaggaaagagaagagagagagtgtgatgtagggatagaggagagagggtgataGAGGAAAGAGATGAGAGGGTTGATgaagggaaagaggaagaaagggggtGATTGAGGGATAGAGCtaagagaggagggaagaggggatGGAGGAATAcaagaaaaagaggagagaggggacaaTGAAGTGGCACAGGAAATAATGGAGGAGGGTGaaagaacagaaagaagaaaaaaaagaaggaaatacAGCCAAGGTAAAGGAGGgagtttgaggggaaaaaa carries:
- the hamp gene encoding hepcidin-1 — protein: MKPLSIAVVLVVLSFCVLQNAALPYAEARVQETEGNNVQTEETLQTAAAAVETDPLVLSRTKRHHSIVSLCRYCCNCCKNKGCGYCCRF